The sequence below is a genomic window from Polaribacter vadi.
ATATGGATGGAACTGTAACTCAGCCAGTTTTAAATAATACAGATCATCCTTATTTAGGTAACAAAGTTTACACAACAATCTTAAGAAGACCTTTAACAATCACTGAAGCAAACAAAAACTTTATTTATGAAGATATGGCAATTGTTGAGCCATTTACAGATGATTTGTCTGATTTAGATAGTTTTTACGATTATGTAATTATTGAAGCATCAACTGACTTACAAACCTGGAAAACTTTAGATAAATACGATTCTAGAAGATTTCCAGAATGGCTAACAGAATTTAATAAAGGTGTAACAGCTAGTGCAAATGATAATTTATTTAAATCACAAAGTATACTTTTAACAGATAAAGGATTTTCTGTTGGAGAAACTATTGTTTTTAGATTTAGGTTGGTTTCAGATCCTGCTGCAAACTCTTTTGGTTGGGCAATAAAATCTATACAGGGTTCTGTAGCTTCTATTGACGATGTTGTAAATGGTGTGAAATTACTTACTGTTTATCCAACAATTTCAAAAGGTAATTTTACTGTTTTTGGAAAAAACACTCTTGGGAAAACAAAAATTCAAATAATTGATATCACAGGAAAAAGTGTTTATAAAAATACTTTAGATTTCAATTTAAAAGAAAAACAACCAGTTTCTGTGAATTTAAATGCAGGAGTTTATATTTTACAAGTTATAGGAAATAATAATAAAAAATCTTCTCAAAAGATTATCATAGAATAAACACATTTTTGAAACATAAAAAAAAGACGCTCATTAGAGCGTCTTTTTTATGTTTTAGAAAATATTTTTTCTAAGTTTTTAATATCTAAACCAATTTTTTTTTGAAGTTCCATAACATTTCCATGTTCTATAAAAGTATCAGGAATCCCTAAAATGTTTATCTTGTTTTTATAATTTTTTTGAGCAGCAAATTCTAAAATACTACTACCAAAACCACCTTGAGTAACTCCATCTTCAATGGTTATTATTTTTTGATGATGCTCAAAAATTTCTTCTAATAATTTTTCATCTAAAGGTTTTATAAAACGTAAATCATAATGAGCAATTTCTTTTTTCTTTTCTGATAAAAGAATGGCTTCTTCAACATTTTTTGCAATGGTTCCAACAGATAAAACTGCGATACTTTTTCCTTCTTTTAAACAAATTCCTTTGCCAATTTCTATATTTTGAAAAGGTTTTTTCCAATCAATAATATTTCCATATCCTCTTGGATAACGAATTGCAATCGGATTTTTTAATCCTAATTGAGCCGTATATAAAATGTTGCGCAATTCAATTTCGTTTCTTGGAGCAAAAATAATGAGGTTTGGAATACATCTTAAAAAAGCAATATCAAAAACTCCATGATGTGTTGCTCCATCTTCGCCAACCAAACCTGCTCTATCTAAACAAAAAATAACAGGTAAATTTTGCAAAGCAACATCATGAATTACTTGATCGTATGCACGTTGTAAAAATGTAGAATAGATGTTGCAAAAAGGAATTAAACCTTGAGTGGCCATTCCTGCAGCCAAAGTAACTGCATGTTGTTCTGCAATACCAACATCAAAAGTTCTATTTGGGAATTCCTTTAACATCAACTTTAAAGAACTACCTGTTAACATTGCAGGCGTAATTGCTACAATTTTATCGTTTTGTTTTGCTAATTCTACAATGGTTTGCCCAAAAACATCTTGATATTTTGAGTATTCACTTTCTTCTTTTTTAATTCTTTCTCCAGAAATTTTATCAAACTTTCCAGGTGCATGATATGTAACTTGGTCTTCTTCTGCTTTTTGTAAACCCTTACCTTTTGTTGTAATTACGTGCAAAAATTTAGGGCCTTTTACAGATTTTAGTCTTTTTAATTCTGATAAAACTTTTTCTAAATTATGCCCATCAATAGGACCAGAATAATCGAAGTTTAAAGCTTTGATGATATTGTTTTGAGCTGCTAGTTTTTTATCAGTTTTAACCTTTGTTAAATACTCTTTTAAAGCACCCACAGATGGATCAATGCCAATGGCATTATCATTTAAAATAATGAGCAAATTTGCCTTAGAAACACCTGCATGATTCAACGCTTCAAAAGCCATTCCACTTGCAATAGAAGCATCACCAATAATTGCAATATGATGTTTTTCAGTGTTTCCTTTTAAGTTAGATGCTATTGCCATTCCTAAAGCTGCAGAAATAGAAGTTGAAGAATGCCCAACTCCAAAAGCATCAAATTCGCTTTCTTTTCTTGAAGGGAAACCAGCAATACCTTCAAATTGCCTATTGGTATGAAAAACGTCTTTTCTACCTGTTAAAATTTTATGTCCATAAGCTTGGTGGCCAACATCCCAAACTAATAAATCGTTGGGAGTGTCAAATAAATAATGGAGGGCAATTGTAAGTTCTACAACTCCTAAACTTGCTCCTAAATGGCCTTCTTTTGTTGATACAATATCAATAATAAAACTGCGCAATTCTTTTGCCAATTGTGGTAATTGTTCAGGATTTAATTTTCTTAAATCTTCTGGGTTTGATATGTTGTCTAACAAATTTTTCATTCGATTGCAAAAATACAATTTTAGTCATCAAAAAAGATTTTGTAATATTGAAAACTTAATTATTTAGAAATGATACAGCCTTTTGATGATGTTTATTTTATGAAAAAAGCTTTTCAAGAAGCAGAAATGGCTTTTGATAAAGGAGAAATACCTGTAGGAGCTGTGATTGTTTTTAAGGATAAAATTATTGCAAGAGCACACAATTTAACTGAAACTTTAAATGATGTTACAGCACATGCAGAAATGCAAGCTTTTACTGCAGCATCAGATTTTTTAGGTGGTAAATATTTAAAAGAATGTGTTTTGTATGTTACTTTAGAGCCTTGCCAAATGTGTGCTGGTGCCAGTTATTGGACGCAGTTAGATAAGATTGTATTCGGAGCATCTGAGCCAGAAAG
It includes:
- the dxs gene encoding 1-deoxy-D-xylulose-5-phosphate synthase; the encoded protein is MKNLLDNISNPEDLRKLNPEQLPQLAKELRSFIIDIVSTKEGHLGASLGVVELTIALHYLFDTPNDLLVWDVGHQAYGHKILTGRKDVFHTNRQFEGIAGFPSRKESEFDAFGVGHSSTSISAALGMAIASNLKGNTEKHHIAIIGDASIASGMAFEALNHAGVSKANLLIILNDNAIGIDPSVGALKEYLTKVKTDKKLAAQNNIIKALNFDYSGPIDGHNLEKVLSELKRLKSVKGPKFLHVITTKGKGLQKAEEDQVTYHAPGKFDKISGERIKKEESEYSKYQDVFGQTIVELAKQNDKIVAITPAMLTGSSLKLMLKEFPNRTFDVGIAEQHAVTLAAGMATQGLIPFCNIYSTFLQRAYDQVIHDVALQNLPVIFCLDRAGLVGEDGATHHGVFDIAFLRCIPNLIIFAPRNEIELRNILYTAQLGLKNPIAIRYPRGYGNIIDWKKPFQNIEIGKGICLKEGKSIAVLSVGTIAKNVEEAILLSEKKKEIAHYDLRFIKPLDEKLLEEIFEHHQKIITIEDGVTQGGFGSSILEFAAQKNYKNKINILGIPDTFIEHGNVMELQKKIGLDIKNLEKIFSKT
- a CDS encoding nucleoside deaminase, whose protein sequence is MIQPFDDVYFMKKAFQEAEMAFDKGEIPVGAVIVFKDKIIARAHNLTETLNDVTAHAEMQAFTAASDFLGGKYLKECVLYVTLEPCQMCAGASYWTQLDKIVFGASEPERGFINLKTTLHPKTKVVAGVLENDCSQLLKRFFIEKRNLN